CTGGCCCGCCTTGGCGGCCACGATGGGCGTACCATAGGGTGCTGCCAGATCAATCCCCGTGTGGTAGCGCTGGAAAGCCCCCCGCTGGCCAAAGTAGGCGGTGATGCGGAAACCGGAAAGGGGCCAGCGCATAGCCCCCTCCTGGTAGCTCACCCGGCGCACCTGGGGCCGTTGGGTCTGGGCCTGCTGCACCTGCCGGGTCCGCCGCTGGACCAAGGCCTGCTGCCTGCGCCTCTCCTCCGCCAGGCGCCTAAGCTCCTCCTGGCGGCGGCGCTCCGCCTCGAGGCGGGCCTTGCGCTCCTCCTCCTGCTTGGCCAAAAGGCGCTGGTAGGTGGTCTTGGCCTGGATACCGGGCAGGAGTACCAAATCGCCAGGGCGAAGCTCCGTGGGGTTCTCCACCCCATTGGCTCGGGCCACCTGCACCGGAGAAAGGCCAAAGCGGGCCGCTAGGTCCACCAAGGTTTCCCCCTCGGGCAAGGCCACCAGCAAGCCCTTGGCCTTTTTGGGAACGTACAAAACACTACCTGCCACCAAGCGATCCAGGCTCTCCAAAGAGGGGTTGGCGGAAACCAGTTCCAGGATAGATATTCCAAACCGGCTAGCTAGGCTTTGCAGGGTATCTCCCGGGCGAACGCGGTAGGTCTCCACCCCAGGAGGTATACGGGGAGGACGTTCCTTTTCGGCCGTCAGCGGAATAAGAATCCGCTGCCCAGGTTGCAAGCGATCGCTTTGCAGGCCGCTGGACCACATGATGTGCTTGGGGTCTACCCCATAGCGGGCCGCGACCCCTGCCAAGGTATCCCCAGGCTTGACCTCATAGAGAACCCACCCTTTTTTGGCCGCCCGGCCCACCTCCACCGTGTTCTCGGGAAGGGGAAGGGGGCTAAGAACAGGCAGCTTGGCGAAGGCCAAGGAGGAAACCAAGAGGCATAAAGTTCCCCATATTCCCCGCAACGCTCACCTCCCAACGAACCTAACCCCAACCTCGGGGGGATTATACCAGGGGCAAGCGGGCTAAAGGCAAGGGGCAAAGGACCCTGGGGGGCAAAAACCCCGCCCCCCAGGGAAGAATCCCGCCTAGCGGGCAGCCAAAGAAGCCAGAAACTCCTTGTTGTTCTTGGTGCGCGCCAAGCGGGCGAGGAGCATCTCCATGGCCTCCGCCGGATCCATGTCCGCCAAGACCTTGCGCAAAAGCCACATCTTGTGCACCACCTCCTCGCCCAACAGAAGCTCCTCCCGACGGGTCCCGGACTTCAGGATGTCTATGGCCGGGAAGATGCGGCGCTCCTCGAGGCGACGGGAGAGGTGGAGCTCCATGTTCCCCGTCCCCTTGAACTCCTCAAAGATCACATCGTCCATGCGGCTTCCCGTCTCCACCAAGGCGGTGGCCAGGATGGTGAGGCTACCCCCGCCCCGGATGTTGCGGGCTGCCCCCAGGAAGCGCTTGGGGAAGTAGAGGGCCGCGGAGTCCAAACCGCCGGAAAGGGTGCGGCCCGTGGGCGGGGTCACCAGGTTGTTGGCCCGGGCTAGGCGGGTGATGGAATCCAGAAGGATCATCACGTGCCCCCCTTCCTCCACGATGCGCTTGGCCCTTTCGTGCACGAACTCCGCCACCCGAATGTGGTTCTGGGGCGGCTCGTCAAAGGTGCTGGCGATGACCTCGGCCCCCTGGACGCTTTCCCGGAAGTCCGTGACCTCCTCCGGCCTCTCGTCAATGAGGAGCACGATCACCTTGATGTCGGGCTCGTTCTTCAAGACGGCGTTGGCAATCTTCTTAAGGAGGGTGGTCTTACCCGCTTTGGGTGGGGCCACAATCAGCCCCCGCTGCCCCCGACCAATGGGGGCCAGCAGGTCGATGACCCGGGTGGAGAGCTCATCCGGGGTGGTTTCCAGCCGGATCTGCCGGTCGGGGAACTGGGGGATGAGCTCGTCAAAGCGGGGCCGGTTCTTGGCCGCTTCGGGGTCTAGGTCGTTCACCGC
The genomic region above belongs to Thermus caldifontis and contains:
- a CDS encoding peptidoglycan DD-metalloendopeptidase family protein, with the translated sequence MVSSLAFAKLPVLSPLPLPENTVEVGRAAKKGWVLYEVKPGDTLAGVAARYGVDPKHIMWSSGLQSDRLQPGQRILIPLTAEKERPPRIPPGVETYRVRPGDTLQSLASRFGISILELVSANPSLESLDRLVAGSVLYVPKKAKGLLVALPEGETLVDLAARFGLSPVQVARANGVENPTELRPGDLVLLPGIQAKTTYQRLLAKQEEERKARLEAERRRQEELRRLAEERRRQQALVQRRTRQVQQAQTQRPQVRRVSYQEGAMRWPLSGFRITAYFGQRGAFQRYHTGIDLAAPYGTPIVAAKAGQVEVAGWSSMGYGFHVVLDHGAGVETLYAHMSRIAVRPGQWVEAGQVIGYVGSTGWSTGPHLHFEVRVNGVARNPLAYLP
- the rho gene encoding transcription termination factor Rho produces the protein MRRKADTQQEVPLTYQELSAKILPELHLLAQEAGIENYKRMKKDQLIMALLERQTQGEGLQLVKGYLEISPDGYGFITENLYNLESRVAIVSAGLIRQYALRSGDYIVGRVRPPRENERYGTLLKVEAVNDLDPEAAKNRPRFDELIPQFPDRQIRLETTPDELSTRVIDLLAPIGRGQRGLIVAPPKAGKTTLLKKIANAVLKNEPDIKVIVLLIDERPEEVTDFRESVQGAEVIASTFDEPPQNHIRVAEFVHERAKRIVEEGGHVMILLDSITRLARANNLVTPPTGRTLSGGLDSAALYFPKRFLGAARNIRGGGSLTILATALVETGSRMDDVIFEEFKGTGNMELHLSRRLEERRIFPAIDILKSGTRREELLLGEEVVHKMWLLRKVLADMDPAEAMEMLLARLARTKNNKEFLASLAAR